The Rhodococcus sp. X156 genome window below encodes:
- a CDS encoding D-alanine--D-alanine ligase family protein, producing the protein MVERRTKVAVVYGGRSSEHAVSCVSAGSVLSHLDPERFEAVPLGITRDGAWVLGTTDPEALAIHGRTLPSVDPDGVSVALCVDPHRGGDVVALDRDRAGEVLATVDVVFPVLHGAYGEDGTVQGMLELAGLPYVGAGVLASAAGMDKELTKKLLAAEGLPGGTQVALRGGVATLDQGQRERLGLPVFVKPARAGSSFGVSKVTSWDHLDAAIAEARRFDPKVVIESAVVGREVECGVLELPDGTVRASLPAEIRLLKADDDNAFYDFDTKYLDDVVAYDIPAVLDEQTLTALQEMAVTAFHALSGQGLARVDFFVCEDGSLVINEVNTMPGFTPISMYPQMWAASGMDYPSLLSTLVDTAVARGTGLR; encoded by the coding sequence ATGGTTGAACGACGCACCAAGGTTGCTGTGGTCTACGGCGGACGCAGCAGCGAGCACGCCGTGAGCTGCGTGTCGGCGGGCAGCGTGCTCAGCCACCTCGACCCGGAGCGCTTCGAGGCCGTGCCCCTGGGGATCACCCGGGACGGCGCGTGGGTGCTGGGCACCACCGACCCCGAGGCGCTGGCCATCCACGGCCGCACCCTGCCCAGCGTGGACCCCGACGGCGTCTCCGTGGCGCTGTGCGTCGACCCGCACCGCGGCGGCGACGTGGTGGCGCTCGACCGGGACCGTGCCGGCGAGGTGCTCGCCACGGTGGACGTGGTGTTCCCCGTGCTGCACGGCGCCTACGGCGAGGACGGCACGGTGCAGGGCATGCTCGAGCTGGCGGGGCTGCCCTACGTCGGCGCCGGTGTGCTCGCCAGCGCGGCGGGGATGGACAAGGAGCTCACCAAGAAGCTGCTGGCCGCCGAGGGACTGCCCGGGGGCACCCAGGTGGCGCTGCGCGGTGGTGTGGCCACCCTGGACCAGGGGCAGCGCGAGCGGCTCGGGCTTCCCGTGTTCGTCAAGCCGGCCCGGGCAGGGTCGTCGTTCGGCGTCAGCAAGGTGACCAGCTGGGACCACCTGGACGCCGCCATCGCCGAGGCCCGGCGCTTCGACCCCAAGGTGGTCATCGAGTCGGCGGTGGTGGGCCGCGAGGTGGAGTGCGGGGTGCTCGAGCTGCCCGACGGCACCGTGCGCGCCAGCCTGCCCGCGGAGATCCGGCTGCTCAAGGCCGACGACGACAACGCCTTCTACGACTTCGACACCAAGTACCTCGACGACGTGGTGGCCTACGACATCCCCGCGGTGCTGGACGAGCAGACCCTCACCGCCCTGCAGGAGATGGCGGTGACGGCCTTCCACGCCCTCAGCGGTCAGGGCCTGGCCCGGGTGGACTTCTTCGTCTGCGAGGACGGCTCGCTGGTGATCAACGAGGTCAACACCATGCCGGGGTTCACCCCGATCTCCATGTACCCGCAGATGTGGGCGGCCAGCGGCATGGACTACCCGTCCCTGCTGAGCACCCTCGTGGACACCGCCGTCGCCCGCGGAACCGGCCTGCGCTGA
- a CDS encoding DUF3515 domain-containing protein, translating into MSRTHPPAVLAAAVALPVALAVGVIAAAVIAKDDSAGDGPVVVGAIPAPEATSPECTSLLAALPQTLGDDERAQLVQPAPAGAAAWQGPESADPVVLRCGIDRPAEFDTAAALVEVDGVQWLQISGAEVGLSSTTWVAVDRAVYVGLTLPNGTGPTPVQEISSTVRATLPATALDPAPVR; encoded by the coding sequence GTGTCGCGCACCCATCCCCCTGCTGTCCTCGCCGCTGCCGTGGCCCTGCCGGTGGCCCTGGCCGTGGGCGTGATCGCTGCGGCGGTGATCGCCAAGGACGACAGCGCCGGCGACGGGCCGGTGGTGGTGGGCGCGATCCCTGCCCCGGAGGCGACGTCGCCGGAGTGCACCAGCCTGCTGGCCGCGCTGCCGCAGACGCTCGGCGACGACGAGCGAGCCCAGCTGGTCCAGCCGGCACCGGCCGGGGCTGCGGCGTGGCAGGGCCCGGAGTCAGCCGACCCCGTGGTGCTGCGCTGTGGCATCGACCGGCCCGCCGAGTTCGACACCGCGGCGGCGCTGGTGGAGGTGGACGGTGTGCAGTGGCTGCAGATCTCCGGCGCCGAGGTCGGGCTCAGCTCCACCACGTGGGTGGCCGTCGACCGGGCCGTCTACGTCGGCCTGACCCTGCCCAACGGCACCGGCCCCACCCCGGTGCAGGAGATCTCGTCCACCGTGCGGGCCACCCTGCCCGCCACGGCGCTGGACCCCGCCCCGGTCCGCTAG